From Etheostoma cragini isolate CJK2018 chromosome 3, CSU_Ecrag_1.0, whole genome shotgun sequence:
ATAAAATTGAAGAAGGTTTTGAGGAGTGTGAATAGaattgtctttctgttttgtttgtattgatgTAAAATGCCATTTCGTTGCGACCTGTGAGGCTGTAGCCTGTTGCAATCAAAGTAACTGGATTAAGCCTTGTGGGCTGTTGCGGAGTGGGGTCTATTTTGGTCCAAAATGATAGTCTAATCAATGCACATCAGTGCTGGTCTCCACGGCAACCTGCACTGTATGTGGACAGACAATGTTGTGTATGTTTTGATTCTGTAAAAGAGATGAGTCATTACACCACCGATCCGGCAGTAGGAGGAAAACACCAGGGAAAGGAGGGATGtgagtgaaagagagggaggcgGAGAGTCATTGTTATGACAGACTGAAAATAGACCAAATTAGTgcaaatgatttattatttatttttaggtcTGCCTCTTTACCTCTTTCCAGGCTCACTCTCTGCACAGTCATGGATCAGTCCACATCAGTAGGTGGAAAGTGGCACCTGCAAGTTAATATTTGAGGTGCTGATTCGCatatctctttctttttaggAGTTCAGGTTGGAGTTGCACAATTGCATCACATTGTTCTcaactcttttctttccttccattCTTTTGTAGAGTACAGAGCAGGTCGCTGCTTTCTGCCGCAGTCTCCATGACATGAATCCCACCGAGTGTGTGTCCTCTTCGCCTAGCCCAGACTCGTCGTTTCCACCTCGCTCAACTCTCCGACAGCTCTCTGATGCCGACAAGCTCCGCAAAGTCATCTGTGAACTTGTGGAGACCGAACGCACCTATGTCAAAGTAAGTAAAACTCATGTTAGTTGTGAGGGccagatggtgtgtgtgagtgtgcatgttcCTCCTGTACATGGatctttgtttctgtctgccTCAGGTTGTGTTAGCCCTACGCATTACCTATTCCACATGACCAGTACCTATTTATCTCTGTATCCCAGGAGACATAAGGGGGACACAGCTGTGCCCTTGCCTGGATATTGCCTAATCTTTTTTCTGCTTGGTATAAATGTGCTTGAATAACTGGGTTAGAGGGTATGTAATGGGATAATGTCAGGGCTCTCTTAAATGTCATACCTCATTACAAAGGGCACATATTTACAAGTTATAGAAATGACTTTTTGCATGATATATGGTGTATTTGCTTGACATGCGCATTGGGAAGGCATCATCAATGTTTGGCAAATTGAGCAAGCGTGTTTGGCACAACAAGAAGCTCTCCTTGATCCCCAAAGTCTGTGTATACCAAACCTTTGCACTTAGCAGCTTACTTTACGCAAGTGAGACATGGACAACATACCGCTGGCACGCACATCGCCTCAACGCCTTCCATTTTGTTGCTTCCTTGGTTCTATACTGGGTGTATGCTGGACGGACCATGTGCCAAACTCTCATACTTGAGCAAACTGTTTCCAGTGACCTGTACGCCATCCACCTCCGATGGGCTGTGCATGTTTATCGAATGAATGACACTCGACTCCCTAAAATGTTACTATACGGCGAGCTGGAAGAGACGTCATCAAGAGGGATCTTAAGGTCTTCTCCATCAACTTGGACAACTGGGAGGTCCTTGCAAGTGACAGCTCCGACTGGCGCGCAGCAATTAAAACCGGCTGCAGGGACTCTCGAGGCCTACGAGTCTTTCCTGGAAGAGAGAAGCTCAGAACGGGAAGCAGTGAACAGCCATAACGAAATGATGAACAACATTCAAAACGATTTCTGGTGGACTTGGGCTATTTGTTCAAATTATCCAGAgtcaaacaaacatgcatacataaaatgtatgtCTGCAAGTTTCAGTAGTGGGACTTACTGCTAATGTAGTGGAAGATTGGATCATGGAAAACGACCAAATGAAGAGGGACTTTAACTTTGAAGTAACAATTGAATGGTCAATCAACGTTGCAAAGGTTGGTCATTAAGTTGTGTGTTAgtcatatttgaaaaatatggcGAGTTACATACCTTCTTTTTCTATGTCCTTGTTGGTAATTTTTAGTTATGTTTGGCTCAGACACTCTTGGTGGCTTTTAAACACCTCAACTCATACACACAGGTTACTTAACAGGCATTTATAGTGTTTCTGTGATCTAAACCTAAAGGAGGAACAAGTCTGTATGTTAAAGACATTTTACCTTCCAACAAAGAATTCACTTATTTGTTAATAAGATGAAACACTTGATGCTAGTCTACTTAGGAGGTTGCTTGAGTTGATTATGTAACAATAGGAGATTCTGTAAATCCAGTGAAATGTTGTTAGATGTAATAAGTTGAATGTTTCCCTACTTTTTGGCAGAGCGACTAATTGATTTAATAGACTTTCTACAGTTTAGCTTACAGTGGGGCTCGGAAGTTTGGTCCCCCCAGGTATAACTTTGTATTAATGtccataaagaagccaagaaaagatggaaaaatctccaaaaggcatcaaatgacacatttgtatatgtcacaaaaaaaatataaataaaattttatttccatcatttacactttaaaaataacagaaaacaaaatggcgtctgcaaaaagttgggccccctgcagaggTAATACCTTGTAgttttccagttctttgagatttctgggctgattgatcccccccccccatgcttaacagctggacagaggttcttttcattaaattctgagccctttcttctccaaatgtaccTTTGCTCGTTGCGGCCAAAACGTTCTactttaacctcattggtccacagaacttgttcccacaatgcatcaggcttgtctatatgttcatttgcaaccttcaaacgctgatttttgtggtgaggacgtagaagaggttttcttctgatgactcttccatgaagaccatgtttgtacgagtatctctttatagtggaatggtgtaccaactccaggtctttctggatggatcggcCAGTCTAACGGGGGTCcggacttgcttttctcccaatcttgcgagctgttctgtctgatgttgttcttgttcttccagacctttaacttccactggtcctgatgacggccatttctaattacattccaaacagaggatattggcatctgaaaacgctttgctgtcttcttctagccttctcctgctttgtgagcgtcaactattttttttcatcttttcttggcttcttcatgcacattgatacaaatttttacctggggtgcccaaactttcgagccccactgtaggaAACTGCAGCCGTGGACATTTATGTTATCGGGAAGTGCTTTCCCTGCGACTTAGTCACTGTGTTGTTGTGAGgagctgtgtgtttttcatgtctGTTTTCCAATTAATGACTTGGCCAATCCTGAATCAAACAAACTTAAATCTTGTCTTTTGTTAACGAATTGTCGAATGTGGTCTAGTTTGGTCttatgtggtctagacctactctgtaaagggtcttgaatcaacttttgttatgaattgatacttgAAAGAAATTTGAATTGTCTTGCAGGATCTTAATTGCCTCATCGGGAGATATTTAACCCCACTGCAGAAAGAGACCTTTCTCACACAAGATGAGGTATGTCAAATTTGAGCCTTTGAGAGGTGGTTGGCTTTTAAATGccaacactttttaaatgttctaaGAAAAGTGGGTTACATAATCACGTGAAGAGTATGCTGTGAACGAGGACAAGAGGGGTGGATGATGAGAGAGGGGGTGGTTTGCAAAGTAAAAAGATGTTTTACATGCACTTgcaatgacaaaatacatttggtATTATTTTTGAGTACTTCCATGCTCCAACTGTAGCGGCTAATATTGGATGCACCAGAAAAGATACTGGAAAACAttacaggacacacacagtaacaataggagaatttatttttgactttttctccagCTCGATGTACTGTTTGGGAACTTGCCAGAAATGGTGGAGTTCCAGGTTGAGTTTCTCAAGACCCTGGAAGACGGGACTAGATTGGTTCCAGATCTAGAGAAATTGGAGAGAGTGGATCAGTTTAAGGTATACcttctttgaaaaaacaaaaccatgtgaCTTTAAACAAGCATTTCAACACCCATAAAGTCTTTTGTATGTACTGTTTGGGTAATTTCCCTTCCGTTTATTACAGAAAATCCTCTTCTCCCTGGGAGGCTCGTTCCTGTACTATGCAGACCGTTTCAAAATCTACAGTGCTTTCTGCGCCAGCCACACCAAAGTTCCTAAGGTCCTCGTAAAGGGTGAGTAAATGTGCTCTCCTGGGCTCAAAGGAGAGGATGTAATCTACCATCTGCCGTATCCTGCGAGGCTTCATAAATCTGCTCTGAGGAGTTGTCAGCCAGACAGTTGTCCATTTGACCTCTGCATATTTTCAAACTGGTGGCTCCCAGGGATAAACAGCCCTGCAACACTATATGGTATATAATGAGCAGTGTTGAACAATTTGTTCTGGCTAGTACACCCACTCCCTTTGAACATTCGAGTGGATGGCTTTTTTGCTGCAATAGCATTCAATGAGTCAACTAGTAGTTTGTCTATTGGTCACTTCTAATGCAAggcaaagtaaaacaaacactAACTGGATCGGTGTTTTGCCGCAGTAACCTTAGTTATATCTGCCAAGCTAAAATCAACTTAATCCTTTTGGGAACTGTCAATTACAGACCATCAGCAAATGTATCCAAGTAAACTAGAATTATCTGTGCATTTAAACAATTctccaaaagacaaaacaatgagTAATATGCAATAAGTGTTTTATTGGTCCTTCCAGCCAAAACCGATCATGAATTCAAGTCCTTCCTGGATGACCGCAACCCCAAGCAGCAGCACTCTTCCACCCTTGAGTCATACCTGATCAAACCCATCCAAAGGGTGCTGAAGTATCccctgctgctgaaggagctctACACGCTCACAGACCCCGACAGTGAGGAGCATTACCACCTGGATGGTAAGATGAGCTCATTTTGACAAGGGAGAGCGTGGGTGAATGCATACAGTCACAACAATGCAGTGCTAACTGTGTTGCTTTTTGCTCGCCTTCAGTTGCCATGAAAGCCATGAACAAAGTGGCCAGCCACATTAATGAAATGCAGAAGATCCACGAGGAGTTTGGGGCAGTGTTCGATCTGCTCATCACTGAGCAAAGTGGTGAAAAGAAAGAGGTAGGTAGAACCAAAGTGGCATGGCTCCGTTCTGTTATATAAAGAGCACATGTGGAGTGACTGTTGCTTGTGCCAGGTGGCTGATCTGTCCATGGGTGACCTGCTACTCCACACCAGTGTGACCTGGATCAACCCCCCTGCCTCCTTGGGAAAATGGAAGAAAGAGCCCCAGATAGCTACATTTGGTATGTCAAGGATGGGTTTCCTTCATGATTCTGTAGTGAGGAGGTCTAAGTCATCTGAAGCCTTTTAGTGATAGTTGGTCTTTTTTACCCAATGCTTTTTAGTGTTCAAAACAGCAGTGGTCTTAGTATGCAAGGATGGATccaagcagaagaagaaaatggtaTGTTTCCACACAAGCAAGATGCTAACaccaaaaccttttaaaaatataccCGATTTTGTTAAAGCACTGTAAATTCCTTTTCCATGTGCCACTTGTCTAGGCAGATTAATCCATTCCTCCAGGATTTCACGGCCTTTTCTTGAGATTGTCGCGGCCCAAAACGCCTGatgttgcgggagcttttgtaaaaagtcgcgatgtttgttgcaatgacgTTGCGGGGGACAGAGAAAATTGTTCTTTAAAACATCAGCAGAGCTCACCTCTATTTAGCTGTCCTGGACATGTCATCtcagtttttttcctgcattcacTTGTGTGTGTACGAAAGCGCTcgtgaaatcctggagggactgattaaAGCTGATTTAGAACTGGATGGAACTTATTtgacaggaaattaaaaaaaaaaaatgtttgattgtAGGTTGGCTCCCATCGTGTCTCTATGTCGTCTGAAGAAAAAGACCCCTTCCGATTCCGTCATATGATCCCAACTGACGCACTTCAAGTCAGATCTTTGGGCAATGCAGGTAAATAACTGTATTGAAATACATTATTCTAAACATAGATATGATTATTTCAGAAAACCTCAGATCACATGTGAGTGTCGATTACTTTCTCAGATGGCGAGGGCTCGGCTGTGTGTGAAATTGTCCACATAAAGTCTGAGTCAGAGGGAAGGCCAGAGAGGACATTCCAGCTGTGCTGTAGGTGAGGATCTCGTCTAATGGAGGTTCATTTCCACTGATACTGCTGCTATCTACAGAGTGACAACGTGATAACATGCCCTTCTTCCTCCCTCAGTTCCCCAGAGAGTAGAAAGGACTTTCTGAAAACAGTCCATTCCATCTTGAGGGAAAAGCACCGCCGGCAGCTCCTAAAAACGGAGAGTTTACCCCTCAACCAGCAGTATGTGCCCTTTGGAGGAAAGCGCCTCTGTGCCCTGAAGGGAGCCCGTCCTGCCATAAATAGAGCAGGTAAATACCATTCTCCCTTCATTCATAGCTTCAAGTGTCCCAATTCAGATTTTGTTCCTTCTTACCTGACACAGATTGGATGCTTCAGTTGAATCTGAGCTTTTCATTAGGGTTTCAACCACATTTATAGTTCTTTACTGTGGATAGATTGCATTGAAGACTGTATTCAAGCTAATTTACAGGTAATATCCTGATTTTTGGCAAAGGTAACTGACTGATAGTTTTTGAGGTTGGACTCCTATGCTTTGAACTTCAATCAGAGATGCCTTGATCACATTTTTAGTCTCCGATAACAATTTTCAATTGATGAGCACAATCTACTGATGTAAAGTATTGGCCAGGTTGTAGTGTTAGGAGATTAGGATCTCCACCAGGTGACAGTGTAACCGGCTGTATAATGGTGTCACTCTTTAGTATTAGAATCACAAGTCCGACTTGTTTCTTATACCTTTTCCTCCGTCAAATTAGGACACATATGCAAGTTCCAAGACTCCTTTCCCATTGCAAGTAGACGAGAATGTGCTTTGATTGAGTCAACTGGCTCTGGTTGCCCCCTTTGGCAACACCTTTTCATATTAttagtttttatataaaaatatgttaGCTTACaaaactgtacatttatttcaaaagaacaaattattttatttttttgtcacggTAAATTTTAAACCCTTTTAAACACCCGTTCCATGTTTAAATCCAGTGCTAATATGGCACCAGTGCCACGTATCTACTGGGCGAAATAGCAATGAGGATTTCggtggcatctgaaaacgctttgctgtcttcttctagccttctcctgctttgtgagcgtcaactattttttttcatcttttcttggcttcttcatgcacattgATACAAATTtctacctggggtgcccaaactttcgagccccactgtaggaAACTGCAGCCGTGGACATTTATGTAATTTCGGTGCCACCTAAATGCCAGCGGTGCTCTCGGATGCTCCGaaacaaagatggctgcaagTCCTGCTAGTAAACCCTACCGACACGTTCCACAGCAGGCAACGTTAGCCACCGGAGGAAATGGATGTCACCCGTCGGCTCCTAAAGCTAGCTCTACAGTGACTGCTGAAAAACACGGAAGGGAAGAAATGTGAAACATTGTGGTGCGTTTAAATACCctgtatgtaatgttttttttttcttttaacagcaatttactttactttttgtgctgttctaaaaactaattgacCGGAGCCGTTGCACCACTAGTTAAGAGGGATGATATATTTCAAGCCATTATCTTATTTCATTATTGAAACGTTGGTATAGTTACATAAAAAATTAATTGTTCTAAATAGAGGCAGTTTAAAGCATGGCAACCGTATTGTCAATTTCAGCAGACAGAGCCGATGCCTGGTTGCCAAGCCACATTAACAAGCTAGCTTACAGAGCGCACCGGGAAACCGGTGTTCATTTTTCCTGACGCAGCTTACATTGCCCAGAACCTGCAGTACCATCTCACAGCTACATTATACTCACCTCTGCAAGAAAGGAAGTGGGATTAATAATAACGCGTTTGATTTCATGGCAACTCTTGGTTGAAGTTTGTGTTGAATTATTGACCAATCAGGgcatcatgttattttttttattaacaacgCAGGTAGACAACCTTTATAATGTAATCAGACTGTGCTGTACAGTATTtctcattgttgattaatcaaCAAATTAAGTTTCTTTTCATATAGTACTCAAAATGTGAGAAATGATACAAAATCCAAAGTAATGTCCTGaaagtgttaaataaataatttgatgTGTTTTCTGCAGCATCTGCACCAACCAGAACTCTAGGCAGAAGGAAGTTAGTGCGCAACCGTTTCACCATAGACACCGACATTGTTTTTGATGGCGAGCCCGAACA
This genomic window contains:
- the tiam1b gene encoding T-lymphoma invasion and metastasis-inducing protein 1 isoform X3, with product MSVLKWSKHSRRSSDSIHDMLHLSTEQVAAFCRSLHDMNPTECVSSSPSPDSSFPPRSTLRQLSDADKLRKVICELVETERTYVKDLNCLIGRYLTPLQKETFLTQDELDVLFGNLPEMVEFQVEFLKTLEDGTRLVPDLEKLERVDQFKKILFSLGGSFLYYADRFKIYSAFCASHTKVPKVLVKAKTDHEFKSFLDDRNPKQQHSSTLESYLIKPIQRVLKYPLLLKELYTLTDPDSEEHYHLDVAMKAMNKVASHINEMQKIHEEFGAVFDLLITEQSGEKKEVADLSMGDLLLHTSVTWINPPASLGKWKKEPQIATFVFKTAVVLVCKDGSKQKKKMVGSHRVSMSSEEKDPFRFRHMIPTDALQVRSLGNADGEGSAVCEIVHIKSESEGRPERTFQLCCSSPESRKDFLKTVHSILREKHRRQLLKTESLPLNQQYVPFGGKRLCALKGARPAINRAASAPTRTLGRRKLVRNRFTIDTDIVFDGEPEQDLASPQEPKSNRQQQDNKADEPPPQSELAGDTDRWVEEQFDLEEYEDPEEVKETDILSDEDEFCQTPGALAAEADLEARVMALSLETEESLKSPQVSRTPDDVKQSAGINEKQREKDEIWVRRQRSGSSPDCGK